The following proteins are co-located in the Gigantopelta aegis isolate Gae_Host chromosome 5, Gae_host_genome, whole genome shotgun sequence genome:
- the LOC121373060 gene encoding uncharacterized protein LOC121373060: MMIPFQSVLWIFCLVTMVTALSVGDFGERSHHLLGSEFVTEKVKNFLQCKSLCDRRSLCKSVNYNARSRSCALNYHDVTTSDTSPSPAASWVVFMEKRFMQTGGGACDRNQCGENQVCTQLKGAGPLTDTCSQVI; encoded by the exons ATGATGATACCATTCCAATCAGTGTTGTGGATTTTCTGTCTTGTTACTATGGTGACTGCGTTATCTGTTGGCGACTTTGGAGAACGTTCTCATCATCTTCTGGGGTCAGAGTTCGTCACCGAAAAAGTGAAGAATTTTCTTCAGTGTAAGAGTTTGTGTGATCGCCGATCTCTGTGTAAATCTGTCAACTACAACGCCAGAAGTAGAAGCTGTGCTTTGAACTACCATGACGTCACGACCTCTGATACATCACCGAGCCCTGCAGCATCATGGGTAGTTTTTATGGAAAAACGTTTCATGCAAACG GGAGGAGGTGCCTGTGACAGAAATCAATGTGGAGAGAATCAAGTGTGTACCCAGctaaagggggcgggac